The following coding sequences are from one Salinicoccus sp. Bachu38 window:
- the ftsY gene encoding signal recognition particle-docking protein FtsY: MSFLKRLKDKFQPKTDQPQSEEQESLASQSEALDDGLISIEEFEEWEQEQIGYKFKAGLEKSREKFQNEINELMARYRTVDEDFFEALEEVLISADVGFNTVMELTDELRHEAKVKNITETADLRETIVEKMVEIYERNDDLPETVNMQEDELTVILVVGVNGVGKTTSIGKLAHKYRQEGKSVMLAAGDTFRAGAINQLQIWGDRVGVDVIRQAEGSDPAAVMFDAVNAAKKRNADVLICDTAGRLQNKGNLMNELSKIKKVIQKVVPSAPHESLLVLDATTGQNALSQAKAFKEVTDVSGIVLTKLDGTAKGGIVLAIKNELGIPVKFVGLGEQLDDLQEFSAENYVYGLFADMISNAAEEADAKEEGDRSD; this comes from the coding sequence GTGAGCTTTTTAAAACGACTGAAAGATAAATTCCAGCCCAAAACCGATCAGCCCCAATCTGAAGAACAGGAATCGCTCGCGTCCCAGAGCGAAGCCCTGGATGACGGGCTGATCAGCATAGAAGAGTTCGAGGAATGGGAACAGGAGCAGATCGGCTATAAATTCAAGGCCGGACTCGAAAAGAGCCGGGAGAAGTTCCAGAATGAAATCAATGAACTGATGGCGCGCTACCGTACAGTCGATGAAGATTTCTTCGAAGCCTTGGAAGAAGTGCTGATTTCGGCCGACGTCGGCTTCAATACGGTGATGGAGCTCACCGATGAACTCCGTCACGAGGCGAAGGTGAAGAACATTACGGAAACTGCCGATCTCAGGGAGACGATCGTCGAAAAGATGGTCGAAATCTATGAGCGCAATGACGACCTGCCCGAAACGGTGAATATGCAGGAAGATGAACTCACTGTCATCCTCGTCGTCGGTGTCAACGGCGTCGGTAAGACGACGAGCATCGGCAAGCTTGCCCACAAGTACAGGCAGGAAGGCAAAAGTGTCATGCTGGCCGCCGGGGACACATTCCGTGCAGGGGCGATCAACCAGCTGCAGATATGGGGTGACCGTGTCGGCGTCGATGTCATCCGCCAAGCGGAGGGCAGTGATCCCGCAGCGGTGATGTTCGATGCCGTCAATGCAGCGAAAAAACGCAACGCGGATGTGCTGATCTGCGATACCGCCGGTCGTCTCCAGAATAAGGGCAACCTGATGAATGAGCTGTCAAAAATCAAGAAGGTCATCCAGAAAGTCGTTCCAAGCGCACCGCATGAATCCCTGCTCGTACTGGATGCGACGACCGGGCAGAATGCGCTGAGCCAGGCAAAGGCATTCAAGGAGGTCACGGACGTTTCAGGCATCGTCCTGACCAAGCTCGACGGTACGGCCAAGGGGGGCATCGTCCTTGCGATCAAGAACGAACTGGGCATCCCGGTGAAGTTCGTCGGCCTCGGCGAGCAGCTGGATGATCTCCAGGAATTCAGTGCCGAGAACTATGTATACGGACTGTTTGCCGATATGATCTCCAATGCCGCGGAGGAAGCGGACGCCAAAGAGGAAGGTGACAGGAGTGATTGA
- a CDS encoding putative DNA-binding protein, protein MPRRKRTPKRKVTGVIEGLERTMRMNYLYDFYHTLLTDKQRKYIELYYLEDFAFSEIAEELEVTRQAVYDNLKRSKDLLEHYEENLGMYKNFVSRQSLMKRLREKLDHYGDKEIAIILDELEALD, encoded by the coding sequence ATGCCGCGGAGGAAGCGGACGCCAAAGAGGAAGGTGACAGGAGTGATTGAGGGTCTCGAGCGCACGATGCGCATGAACTATCTCTATGACTTCTATCATACGCTGCTGACGGACAAGCAGCGCAAGTATATAGAACTCTACTATCTGGAGGATTTCGCCTTCAGTGAGATCGCCGAAGAACTTGAAGTGACAAGGCAGGCGGTATATGATAATTTAAAGCGGTCGAAGGATCTCCTGGAGCACTATGAGGAGAATCTGGGCATGTATAAAAATTTTGTGTCGAGACAGTCCCTGATGAAACGTCTGAGGGAGAAGCTTGACCATTACGGAGATAAAGAAATCGCAATAATTTTAGATGAGCTTGAAGCGCTCGATTAG